A stretch of Spirochaeta cellobiosiphila DSM 17781 DNA encodes these proteins:
- the rpmF gene encoding 50S ribosomal protein L32: MAVPKYKTSKARTRRRRSINMAKTAPNLVNCSNCGNKILLHRVCPKCGFYRGKQILEPEDMA; the protein is encoded by the coding sequence ATGGCAGTACCTAAGTATAAGACATCGAAAGCACGAACACGGAGAAGACGTTCAATAAATATGGCAAAGACCGCCCCCAATTTGGTTAACTGTTCAAACTGTGGAAACAAAATTCTTCTCCATAGGGTGTGTCCCAAATGTGGATTTTACAGAGGCAAACAAATTTTAGAGCCTGAAGATATGGCTTAA
- the acpP gene encoding acyl carrier protein, protein MDELFDKVKKLIAEKLEIEESKIELDSKFREDLGADSLDTYELVYAIEEEMGISIPDEKANEFEKVRDAVEYIQSQQ, encoded by the coding sequence ATGGACGAACTTTTTGATAAAGTAAAAAAACTCATAGCAGAAAAGCTTGAGATTGAAGAATCCAAAATAGAATTAGATTCTAAATTTAGAGAAGATCTTGGTGCAGATAGTTTAGACACATATGAATTAGTTTATGCTATTGAAGAAGAAATGGGTATATCCATTCCTGATGAAAAGGCTAACGAATTTGAAAAAGTTCGTGATGCTGTTGAATACATTCAATCTCAGCAGTAG